A window of the Cystobacter fuscus genome harbors these coding sequences:
- a CDS encoding general secretion pathway protein GspE has product MAAPRNRIGEILVKARVLDEMQLRSALAQHDQWGGRLSRIISDMGIASEETLTQAIAEGFGMQRVQLGTTRDAGALARLDVHLAEQKGIFPVSLRDNGKTLVLAMADPSDLATIDQVAALSRTRVIPMVAGDLEIQNAIQRHYRNQEPTVSPTARTAPTGRPGTPGDEEEFKIVDMTGKTVRKSIADIAPNLARENAARQNPAPMPPRPSIGSSAADLLDEILNASPAETFSAEEMQRLQAVQVNQEKSSKILRALLELLLEKGHIQQRELAARMRAP; this is encoded by the coding sequence ATGGCCGCACCTCGCAACCGGATTGGAGAAATCCTCGTCAAGGCCCGTGTCCTCGACGAGATGCAGCTGCGCAGCGCGCTCGCCCAGCATGATCAATGGGGTGGGCGCCTCTCGCGCATCATCAGTGACATGGGGATCGCCTCGGAGGAGACCCTCACCCAGGCGATCGCCGAGGGCTTCGGCATGCAGCGCGTCCAGTTGGGCACCACCAGGGATGCCGGCGCGCTCGCCAGGCTGGACGTCCACCTGGCCGAGCAGAAGGGCATCTTCCCCGTGTCCCTGCGCGACAACGGCAAGACGCTCGTGCTGGCCATGGCGGACCCCTCGGACCTGGCGACCATCGATCAGGTGGCCGCACTGAGCCGCACCCGCGTCATCCCGATGGTGGCGGGCGACCTGGAAATCCAGAACGCCATCCAACGGCACTACCGCAATCAGGAACCCACCGTCTCCCCCACCGCCCGCACCGCGCCCACCGGGCGCCCGGGTACGCCCGGAGACGAGGAGGAGTTCAAGATCGTCGACATGACGGGCAAGACGGTGAGGAAGTCCATCGCCGACATCGCGCCGAACCTGGCGCGCGAGAACGCGGCCCGGCAGAACCCCGCCCCCATGCCGCCGCGTCCGAGCATCGGCTCGAGCGCCGCGGATCTGCTCGATGAAATCCTCAACGCCTCTCCCGCCGAGACGTTCTCCGCCGAGGAGATGCAGCGGTTGCAGGCCGTGCAGGTGAACCAGGAGAAGAGCTCGAAGATCTTGCGCGCCCTGCTCGAGCTGCTGCTGGAGAAGGGACACATCCAGCAGCGGGAGCTGGCGGCCCGCATGCGCGCGCCCTGA
- a CDS encoding DUF309 domain-containing protein → MPRAFATCLEEGMTLFNAGAFHAAHEAWEEAWRHEHGPRRLLLQGLILAAAGWLKRDAGNTRGAWTLFSRALERMESLAPLCEGVDVDRLRRDITRWRAGEGADRPLLVWPLDASGGER, encoded by the coding sequence ATGCCTCGTGCGTTCGCTACCTGTCTGGAGGAGGGGATGACGCTCTTCAACGCGGGCGCCTTCCACGCGGCCCATGAGGCGTGGGAGGAGGCCTGGCGGCACGAGCACGGCCCGCGCCGACTGTTGCTTCAAGGACTCATCCTCGCCGCGGCGGGCTGGCTCAAGCGCGACGCGGGCAACACTCGGGGCGCGTGGACACTCTTCTCGCGGGCCCTCGAGCGGATGGAGTCCCTGGCCCCCCTGTGCGAGGGCGTGGATGTGGACCGGTTGAGGCGGGACATCACCCGGTGGCGAGCGGGCGAGGGAGCCGACAGACCCCTGCTCGTCTGGCCGCTGGACGCCTCGGGAGGAGAGCGCTGA
- a CDS encoding CPXCG motif-containing cysteine-rich protein, producing the protein MQPFADDSLQLCPYCGEQVEVAADALGVASETYVEDCPVCCRPWVVRVTREDGEVFVSLGREDD; encoded by the coding sequence ATGCAGCCCTTCGCCGATGACTCGTTGCAGCTCTGCCCCTACTGTGGGGAGCAGGTGGAGGTGGCCGCCGATGCACTGGGGGTCGCCTCGGAGACGTACGTGGAAGACTGCCCGGTGTGCTGCCGGCCGTGGGTCGTGCGCGTCACGCGTGAGGACGGCGAGGTCTTCGTTTCCCTCGGGCGCGAGGACGATTGA
- a CDS encoding Hsp20/alpha crystallin family protein yields the protein MQSRWNPFEMSNGAVALGPLVMREFDQFFRERPSGAREFAPAADIYETAEGITLHVDLPGHDAKSIEVKVENDTLTLKSERKRPESLKDEGTRRLERNFGVFTRSFVLPRTVDASRVEARYENGVLTLALPRREETKPRVIEVKVNG from the coding sequence ATGCAAAGCCGTTGGAACCCGTTCGAGATGAGCAATGGTGCCGTGGCGCTGGGCCCTCTGGTCATGAGGGAGTTCGACCAGTTCTTCCGCGAGCGTCCGTCCGGCGCGCGTGAGTTCGCCCCCGCGGCGGACATCTACGAGACCGCCGAGGGCATCACCCTGCATGTGGACCTGCCGGGCCATGATGCGAAGTCCATCGAGGTGAAGGTGGAGAACGACACGCTCACCCTCAAGTCCGAGCGCAAGCGTCCGGAGTCGCTGAAGGACGAGGGCACCCGGCGTCTGGAGCGCAACTTCGGTGTGTTCACCCGCTCCTTCGTGCTGCCGCGCACGGTGGACGCGTCCCGGGTGGAGGCGCGCTACGAGAATGGCGTGCTGACGCTGGCGCTGCCCCGGCGTGAGGAGACCAAGCCGCGCGTCATCGAAGTGAAGGTGAATGGCTGA
- a CDS encoding response regulator, producing MTDQLYTTHDISRLLQVDPSTVSKWIDRGILMAFRTPGGHRRVRSADLRTFLITHQMPVPEELGSSTVRLLVVDDERQVLDAIKRAFKPYANQVELQTTTSGVEALLLVSEQKPHGMLIDLNMPDIDGIEVCRRIRARKQMEGVRLITMTSAHSPEVVEQSKQAGAVACLPKPLDVQQVLDLFRVPLALGGTTPAAVKR from the coding sequence ATGACGGATCAGCTCTACACGACCCACGACATCAGCCGGTTGCTCCAGGTGGACCCGTCCACGGTGAGCAAGTGGATCGACCGCGGCATCCTCATGGCGTTCCGGACGCCAGGCGGCCACCGGCGGGTGCGCTCGGCGGACCTGCGCACGTTCCTCATCACGCACCAGATGCCGGTGCCCGAGGAGTTGGGCAGCAGCACCGTGCGCCTGCTCGTGGTGGACGACGAGCGTCAGGTGCTCGACGCCATCAAGCGCGCGTTCAAGCCCTACGCCAACCAGGTGGAGCTGCAGACGACCACCAGCGGCGTCGAGGCGCTGCTGCTCGTGTCCGAGCAGAAGCCCCACGGCATGCTCATCGACCTGAACATGCCGGACATCGACGGTATCGAGGTGTGCCGCCGCATCCGCGCCCGCAAGCAGATGGAGGGCGTGCGGCTCATCACCATGACGTCCGCCCACTCGCCCGAGGTGGTGGAGCAGTCCAAGCAGGCGGGCGCCGTGGCGTGCCTGCCCAAGCCGCTGGACGTGCAGCAGGTGCTCGACCTGTTCCGCGTGCCGCTGGCGCTCGGGGGCACCACCCCCGCCGCCGTCAAGCGCTAG
- a CDS encoding KdsC family phosphatase, producing MTDLPPKPSRDELTERAARVRLLVFDVDGVLTDGGLYYGDGGEVMKRFDVKDGHGLVMARLAGLRTALLTARSSSIVEVRGRELGLSAVFQGRKDKSAGLDELLSQLGEAPEACAYMGDDLNDLGPLSRVGLSACPADAALEVRQEVHYIARNRGGHGAARELVELCLRAAGHWEATVRQMKAAEALQAVKL from the coding sequence ATGACGGACCTGCCGCCAAAGCCCAGCCGGGACGAGCTGACGGAGCGTGCCGCGCGGGTGCGCCTGCTCGTTTTCGACGTGGATGGGGTCCTCACGGACGGCGGCCTGTATTACGGCGATGGCGGCGAGGTGATGAAGCGCTTCGACGTGAAGGACGGCCACGGCCTGGTGATGGCCCGGCTGGCCGGCCTGCGCACCGCGCTGCTCACCGCGCGCTCCTCCTCCATCGTGGAGGTGCGGGGCCGCGAGCTGGGCCTCTCCGCCGTCTTCCAGGGGCGCAAGGACAAGTCGGCGGGCCTGGACGAGCTGCTCTCCCAGCTCGGGGAGGCCCCCGAGGCGTGCGCCTATATGGGGGATGACCTCAACGACCTGGGTCCCTTGAGCCGGGTGGGCCTGTCGGCCTGTCCGGCTGACGCGGCGCTCGAAGTTCGGCAGGAAGTGCATTACATCGCACGCAACCGGGGAGGTCACGGGGCAGCGCGCGAACTGGTGGAACTGTGCTTGCGGGCGGCGGGGCATTGGGAAGCCACCGTCCGACAGATGAAAGCCGCCGAGGCCCTACAGGCTGTCAAGTTGTGA
- the kdsA gene encoding 3-deoxy-8-phosphooctulonate synthase, which produces MQLCGHTVGEGHKLFVIAGPDSIESEDMALRHARMLKEMTSRLGVPYAFKCSYDKANRTSGKSFRGPGLKEGLRILARVKREVGVPILTDVHETSHVGPAAEVVDIIQIPAFLCRQTDLVEAVARTGKGVNLKKGQFVAPKDIVHSARKAVEVGNPNVLVTERGATFGYNNLVVDMRGFAQMREAGLVVCFDATHSVQLPSSGDGQTGGERKFVSLLARSAAAAGIDALFTEVHEDPDRALCDGPCSLSPQMFEDVIRQVLAIRRALGHEPS; this is translated from the coding sequence ATCCAACTGTGCGGTCATACCGTGGGTGAGGGCCACAAGCTCTTCGTCATCGCCGGCCCGGACAGCATCGAGTCCGAGGACATGGCGCTGCGCCACGCGCGGATGCTCAAGGAGATGACGTCGCGGCTGGGCGTGCCCTATGCCTTCAAGTGCTCCTACGACAAGGCCAACCGCACCAGCGGCAAGTCCTTCCGGGGCCCGGGCCTGAAGGAGGGCCTGCGCATCCTCGCGCGCGTCAAGCGCGAGGTGGGCGTGCCCATCCTCACCGACGTCCACGAGACGAGCCACGTGGGCCCCGCCGCCGAGGTGGTGGACATCATCCAGATTCCCGCCTTCCTCTGCCGCCAGACGGACCTGGTGGAGGCCGTGGCGCGCACCGGCAAGGGCGTCAACCTCAAGAAGGGCCAGTTCGTGGCGCCCAAGGACATCGTCCACTCGGCGCGCAAGGCCGTGGAGGTGGGCAACCCCAACGTGCTCGTCACCGAGCGCGGCGCCACCTTCGGCTACAACAACCTGGTGGTGGACATGCGCGGCTTCGCCCAGATGCGCGAGGCGGGGCTCGTCGTGTGCTTCGACGCCACCCACTCCGTGCAACTGCCCTCCTCCGGGGATGGGCAGACGGGCGGGGAGCGCAAGTTCGTCTCCCTCCTGGCGCGCTCGGCCGCCGCCGCCGGAATAGACGCGCTTTTCACGGAAGTACATGAAGACCCGGACCGTGCCCTGTGCGACGGTCCGTGTTCGCTCTCCCCCCAGATGTTCGAGGACGTGATACGTCAGGTGCTCGCCATCCGACGTGCGCTAGGACACGAGCCGTCATGA
- a CDS encoding CTP synthase gives MRSKKTKYIFVTGGVVSSLGKGLASASIGTLLENRGLEITLLKLDPYINIDPGTMSPFQHGEVFVTDDGGETDMDLGHYERFTNARMSRLNNFTTGRIYHSVIQKERRGEYLGKTVQVIPHITDEIKSCIRQAAQGVDVVIVEVGGTVGDIESLPFLEAIRQMRYDVGAGNTTYVHLTLLPYIGAAGEVKTKPTQHSVMKLREIGIQPDFLLCRTDREISRELKDKIAMFCNVDTGNVFTSPDVGSIYELPLELHRQGLDERLTEALNIWSRAPRLERWEDIVRKVYSPSRGEVTVAMVGKYVDLKESYKSLNEALMHGGIANDVRVNLRFVDSQDVEDKGAEAILSGADAVLVPGGFGVRGTEGKISAVRYAREKRVPFFGICLGLQMAVVEFSRNVLGLSGANSLEFNEHTPHPVVTLMESQVKVQDKGGTMRLGTYACALKPGSLAHKLYGEDTIQERHRHRYEVNNSYRARMQEAGLLVSGHNPELNLVEMIELPDHPHFIGCQFHPEFKSKPFAPHPLFSGFIRAALAQRDAGRTQA, from the coding sequence ATGCGCTCCAAGAAGACCAAGTACATCTTCGTGACCGGCGGCGTGGTGAGCTCGCTGGGCAAGGGGCTTGCTTCGGCTTCCATCGGTACCCTGCTCGAGAATCGCGGGCTGGAAATCACGCTGCTCAAGCTGGACCCCTACATCAACATCGACCCGGGCACGATGAGCCCGTTCCAACATGGTGAGGTCTTCGTCACCGACGACGGGGGCGAGACCGACATGGACCTGGGTCACTACGAGCGCTTCACGAACGCTCGGATGTCCCGGCTCAACAACTTCACCACCGGCCGCATCTACCACTCCGTCATCCAGAAGGAACGGCGGGGCGAGTACCTGGGCAAGACGGTGCAGGTGATTCCGCACATCACCGATGAGATCAAGTCCTGCATCCGCCAGGCGGCGCAGGGCGTGGACGTGGTCATCGTGGAGGTGGGCGGCACCGTGGGTGACATCGAGTCCCTGCCCTTCCTCGAGGCCATCCGCCAGATGCGCTACGACGTGGGGGCGGGCAACACGACCTACGTGCACCTCACGCTGCTGCCCTACATCGGCGCGGCGGGCGAGGTGAAGACCAAGCCCACCCAGCACTCGGTGATGAAGCTGCGGGAGATCGGCATCCAGCCGGACTTCCTGCTGTGCCGCACGGACCGGGAGATCAGCCGCGAGCTCAAGGACAAGATCGCCATGTTCTGCAACGTGGACACGGGCAACGTGTTCACCTCGCCGGACGTGGGCAGCATCTACGAGCTGCCCCTGGAGCTGCACCGCCAGGGCCTGGACGAGCGGCTGACCGAGGCGCTCAACATCTGGAGCCGGGCGCCGCGGCTGGAGCGCTGGGAGGACATCGTCCGCAAGGTGTACTCGCCGAGCCGGGGCGAGGTGACGGTGGCCATGGTCGGCAAGTACGTGGACCTGAAGGAGAGCTACAAGAGCCTCAACGAGGCCCTGATGCACGGCGGCATCGCCAACGACGTGCGGGTGAACCTGCGCTTCGTGGACTCGCAGGACGTGGAGGACAAGGGCGCGGAGGCCATCCTGTCCGGCGCGGACGCCGTCCTCGTGCCGGGCGGCTTCGGGGTGCGGGGCACCGAGGGGAAGATCTCCGCGGTGCGCTATGCCCGGGAGAAGCGGGTGCCCTTCTTCGGCATCTGCCTGGGCCTGCAGATGGCGGTGGTGGAGTTCAGCCGCAACGTGCTGGGCTTGAGTGGAGCCAACTCCCTGGAGTTCAATGAGCACACCCCCCATCCGGTGGTGACGCTCATGGAGAGTCAGGTGAAGGTCCAGGACAAGGGAGGCACCATGCGTCTGGGCACCTATGCCTGCGCGCTCAAGCCGGGCTCGCTCGCCCACAAGCTGTATGGCGAGGACACCATCCAGGAGCGTCACCGCCACCGCTACGAGGTGAACAACAGCTACCGCGCGCGCATGCAGGAGGCGGGGCTGCTGGTGTCCGGACACAACCCGGAGCTCAACCTCGTGGAGATGATCGAGCTGCCGGACCATCCGCACTTCATCGGCTGCCAGTTCCACCCCGAGTTCAAGAGCAAGCCCTTCGCGCCCCATCCGCTCTTCTCGGGCTTCATCCGGGCAGCGCTCGCGCAGCGCGACGCGGGGAGGACCCAGGCGTGA
- a CDS encoding ABC transporter ATP-binding protein: MGLARPQARRIIAGTFFLVLASALGLVYPKIIGDIIDQSLKSGNREHIDRVALAMVVVFLFQGVAMALRFYLFTTAGERVVTQLRQNLFASLMSQEVGFFDERKTGELTNRLSSDTTVLQNAVSVNISMALRNAAQAFGGIGLLFYTSPVLTALMLAIVPAVAVGAVSYGRKVRGLSKESQDALAVANEVAEESLSGIRTVRSFAAERHEVERYQTATEHAYDVARRRAKQSSFFLAGASSAGYLASAVVLWYGGRMVLDGRMTVGNLTSFLIYSLMVAFALGALADLWADFMRAAGAAERVFELIDREPAIPSSGGERLAAVQGRVEFQDVRFAYPTRRDVPVLKGIHLALAPGEVVAIVGPSGAGKSTLAALLARMYDPQEGRVLLDGRELSGLDTEWLRQQVGTVAQEPMLFATSIADNIRYGRKDATDAEVEAAARTANAHEFISRFPESYQTMVGERGVQLSGGQKQRIAIARAVLKDPRLLVLDEATSALDAESEHLVKEALERLMRGRTTLIIAHRLSTVMGADRVVVMEAGQVVQSGDHSTLMGQEGLYRRLVERQFVAA; the protein is encoded by the coding sequence ATGGGGCTGGCGCGCCCCCAGGCGCGCCGGATCATCGCCGGCACCTTCTTCCTCGTGCTCGCGAGCGCACTGGGACTGGTGTACCCGAAGATCATCGGGGACATCATCGACCAGAGCCTCAAGTCGGGGAACCGGGAGCATATCGACCGGGTGGCGCTGGCCATGGTGGTCGTCTTCCTCTTCCAGGGCGTGGCGATGGCGCTGCGCTTCTACCTCTTCACCACCGCGGGCGAGCGCGTGGTGACGCAGCTGCGGCAGAACCTGTTCGCGAGCCTCATGTCCCAGGAGGTGGGCTTCTTCGACGAGCGCAAGACGGGAGAACTCACCAACCGGCTGTCCTCGGACACCACGGTGCTGCAGAACGCGGTGAGTGTGAACATCTCCATGGCGCTGCGCAACGCGGCCCAGGCGTTCGGCGGCATCGGGCTGCTCTTCTACACCTCGCCGGTGCTCACCGCGCTGATGCTGGCCATCGTGCCCGCGGTGGCGGTGGGGGCGGTGTCGTATGGGCGCAAGGTGCGCGGCCTCTCCAAGGAGTCGCAGGACGCGCTGGCGGTGGCCAACGAGGTGGCCGAGGAGAGCCTGTCGGGCATCCGCACCGTGCGCTCCTTCGCCGCCGAGCGCCACGAGGTGGAGCGCTACCAGACCGCCACCGAGCACGCCTACGACGTCGCGCGCCGCCGGGCGAAGCAGTCCTCGTTCTTCCTGGCGGGGGCCTCGTCCGCGGGCTACCTCGCCTCGGCGGTGGTGCTCTGGTACGGCGGGCGGATGGTGCTCGACGGGAGGATGACGGTGGGCAACCTCACCTCCTTCCTCATCTACTCGCTCATGGTGGCCTTCGCGCTGGGAGCGCTCGCGGACCTGTGGGCGGACTTCATGCGCGCCGCGGGCGCCGCCGAGCGCGTCTTCGAGCTCATCGACCGCGAGCCCGCCATTCCCTCCTCGGGGGGCGAGCGCCTGGCGGCCGTGCAGGGCCGGGTCGAGTTCCAGGACGTGCGCTTCGCCTACCCCACGCGGCGGGACGTGCCGGTGCTCAAGGGCATCCACCTGGCGCTCGCGCCCGGCGAGGTGGTGGCCATCGTCGGCCCCTCGGGCGCGGGCAAGTCCACGCTCGCCGCGCTGCTCGCGCGCATGTATGACCCGCAGGAGGGCCGGGTGCTGCTCGACGGGCGGGAGCTGAGCGGCCTGGACACCGAGTGGCTGCGCCAGCAGGTGGGCACGGTGGCGCAGGAGCCCATGCTGTTCGCCACCTCCATCGCGGACAACATCCGCTATGGCCGCAAGGACGCCACGGACGCCGAGGTGGAAGCCGCCGCGCGCACCGCCAACGCCCACGAGTTCATCTCCCGCTTCCCGGAGAGCTACCAGACGATGGTGGGCGAGCGTGGCGTGCAGCTGTCCGGCGGGCAGAAGCAGCGCATCGCCATCGCCCGTGCGGTGCTCAAGGATCCACGCCTGCTGGTGCTCGACGAGGCCACCAGCGCCCTGGACGCCGAGAGCGAGCACCTGGTGAAGGAGGCCCTCGAGCGGCTGATGCGTGGGCGCACCACGCTCATCATCGCCCACCGCCTGTCCACGGTGATGGGGGCCGACCGCGTGGTGGTGATGGAGGCGGGCCAGGTGGTGCAGAGCGGCGACCACTCCACCCTCATGGGCCAGGAGGGCCTCTACCGCCGGCTGGTGGAGCGCCAGTTCGTCGCCGCCTGA
- the kdsB gene encoding 3-deoxy-manno-octulosonate cytidylyltransferase, whose translation MSAPRPVAVIPARYASTRFPGKPLAPIAGRPMIEHVWRRCQEARVFGEVLVATDDVRIREAVEGFGGTAVMTSPECATGTDRVAEVARARADVDVWVNVQGDEPLVDPDTLRVLAGLFADPAVEMGTLVRPLEAAEHTSPHVVKAVLALNGDALYFSRALLPFVREPGEAGAVRHWAHLGLYGYRRATLLRLAGLSPTPLEGAEKLEQLRALEHGVRIRCGQVAGHTVAVDVPGDVARVEAVLRGG comes from the coding sequence ATGTCCGCCCCCCGTCCCGTCGCCGTCATCCCCGCGCGCTACGCGAGCACGCGCTTTCCTGGCAAACCCCTGGCGCCCATCGCCGGCCGGCCGATGATCGAACACGTGTGGCGCCGCTGCCAGGAGGCCCGAGTCTTCGGCGAGGTGCTGGTGGCCACCGACGATGTGCGCATCCGGGAGGCGGTGGAGGGCTTTGGGGGCACGGCGGTGATGACCTCGCCCGAGTGCGCCACGGGAACGGACCGGGTGGCAGAGGTGGCCCGGGCGCGTGCGGACGTGGACGTGTGGGTGAATGTGCAGGGAGACGAGCCGCTGGTGGACCCGGACACCCTGAGGGTGCTCGCGGGCCTCTTCGCCGACCCGGCGGTGGAGATGGGCACGCTGGTGCGGCCCCTGGAGGCGGCCGAGCACACCAGCCCCCACGTGGTGAAGGCGGTGCTGGCGCTCAACGGGGACGCGCTGTACTTCAGCCGCGCCCTGCTGCCCTTCGTGCGCGAGCCGGGTGAGGCCGGCGCGGTGCGGCACTGGGCGCACCTGGGCCTGTATGGCTACCGGCGCGCGACGCTGCTGCGCCTGGCCGGGCTGAGCCCCACCCCCCTGGAGGGGGCGGAAAAATTGGAGCAGCTACGAGCCCTGGAGCATGGGGTGCGCATCCGCTGTGGCCAGGTGGCGGGACACACGGTGGCGGTGGACGTCCCCGGGGACGTGGCGCGGGTGGAGGCGGTGTTGCGCGGCGGCTGA
- the wecB gene encoding non-hydrolyzing UDP-N-acetylglucosamine 2-epimerase, producing MKKVLHIVGARPNFMKVAPIHRAIRERGALAQTLVHTGQHYDVKMSDVFFTDLGMPAPDVHLGIGSGSHTEQTARVMLELEKVFTQEKPDLVSVVGDVNSTLAGALVAAKMGIKLAHVEAGLRSGDLTMPEEINRLLVDRISDLLLTPSADADANLLREGIEPERIRMVGNVMIDSLLSAREQALRLPTLKDMGFTPRGYAVCTLHRASNVDDEGTLRGLLSALGHVASRLPVVFPVHPRTRKRIADLGLGPTLDRTPGLRLVDPLGYLEFLALTSQARLVFTDSGGLQEETTVLGIPCLTVRENTERPITVDVGTNLVVGTSPAHIQQAADRILDGHEKKGRVPDRWDGRSGDRIAQLYEETLGAVAPPRRAAV from the coding sequence ATGAAGAAGGTTCTCCATATCGTCGGGGCGCGTCCCAACTTCATGAAGGTCGCGCCCATCCACCGGGCCATCCGCGAGCGCGGCGCGCTCGCCCAGACCCTCGTCCACACCGGGCAGCACTACGACGTGAAGATGAGCGATGTCTTCTTCACCGACCTGGGCATGCCCGCCCCCGATGTCCACCTGGGCATCGGCTCGGGCAGCCACACCGAGCAGACCGCCCGGGTGATGCTCGAGCTGGAGAAGGTCTTCACCCAGGAAAAGCCCGATCTCGTGTCCGTCGTGGGCGACGTCAACAGCACCCTGGCCGGGGCGCTCGTGGCGGCGAAGATGGGCATCAAGCTCGCCCACGTGGAGGCGGGGCTGCGCAGCGGCGACCTCACCATGCCCGAGGAGATCAACCGGTTGCTGGTGGACCGCATCTCGGACCTGCTGCTCACGCCCTCGGCCGACGCGGATGCCAACCTGCTGCGGGAGGGCATCGAGCCCGAGCGCATCCGCATGGTGGGCAACGTGATGATCGACTCGCTCCTGTCGGCGCGCGAGCAGGCCCTGCGTCTGCCCACGCTCAAGGACATGGGCTTCACCCCGCGCGGCTACGCGGTGTGCACCCTGCACCGTGCCTCCAACGTGGATGACGAAGGCACGCTGCGCGGGTTGCTCTCCGCGCTCGGTCACGTGGCCAGCCGCCTGCCCGTCGTCTTCCCCGTCCACCCGCGCACCCGCAAGCGCATCGCGGACCTGGGCCTCGGGCCCACGCTGGATCGCACCCCGGGTCTGCGCCTCGTGGATCCGCTCGGCTACCTGGAGTTCCTCGCGCTCACCTCCCAGGCCCGGCTCGTCTTCACCGACTCGGGCGGCCTCCAGGAGGAGACCACCGTGCTCGGCATCCCCTGTCTCACCGTGCGCGAGAACACCGAGCGGCCCATCACCGTGGACGTGGGCACCAACCTCGTCGTGGGCACGAGCCCCGCCCACATCCAGCAGGCCGCCGACCGCATCCTCGACGGGCACGAGAAGAAGGGCAGGGTGCCCGACCGCTGGGACGGCCGCTCCGGCGATCGCATCGCCCAGCTCTACGAGGAGACGCTCGGCGCCGTCGCTCCGCCTCGCCGCGCGGCGGTCTAG
- a CDS encoding RluA family pseudouridine synthase codes for MSETPEGFVDISFVVEPNYAGWRLERYLAQKLRRLPRERLLGVIQRGVLCEERRLKPSTPVYPGLSFRIRRPASAEPDTPTELPVVFEDDWLLVLDKPAGLPLHPTARYHKGTLVSLLRERLGHASAEPAHRLDRETSGLVVCGRTTEACRVLGRLFISREVHKEYLAICEGHPPEDSFRVDAPIAEGTDLIRIAVRIDPILGKESHTRFEVLRRFTLEGEPFALLRCHPETGRQHQIRVHLREAGFPIVGDKMYGPDPGYFDRFSKRCLEPEAWVRLRLPRHALHAARLSFPHPATGQRVTFESPLPGDLQDFIANRTPAGLILPGADGA; via the coding sequence ATGAGTGAGACCCCCGAGGGCTTCGTCGACATCTCCTTCGTCGTCGAGCCGAACTACGCCGGCTGGAGGCTCGAGCGCTACCTCGCCCAGAAGCTCCGCCGGCTGCCACGCGAGCGGCTGCTCGGCGTCATCCAGCGCGGGGTGCTCTGCGAGGAGCGCCGGCTCAAGCCCTCCACGCCCGTCTACCCGGGCCTCTCCTTCCGCATCCGCCGGCCCGCGAGCGCCGAGCCCGACACGCCCACCGAGCTGCCCGTCGTCTTCGAGGACGACTGGCTGCTCGTGCTCGACAAGCCCGCCGGACTGCCGCTGCACCCCACCGCCCGCTACCACAAGGGCACGCTCGTCTCCCTGCTGCGCGAGCGTCTGGGCCATGCCTCCGCCGAGCCCGCGCACCGCCTGGATCGCGAGACGAGTGGCCTGGTCGTCTGCGGACGCACCACCGAGGCGTGCCGCGTGCTGGGTCGGCTCTTCATCTCGCGCGAGGTGCACAAGGAGTACCTCGCCATCTGCGAGGGCCATCCCCCCGAGGACTCCTTCCGCGTGGATGCCCCCATCGCCGAGGGCACCGACCTCATCCGCATCGCGGTACGCATCGACCCCATCCTGGGCAAGGAAAGCCATACGCGCTTCGAGGTGCTCCGTCGCTTCACCCTCGAGGGCGAGCCCTTCGCCCTGCTGCGCTGCCACCCCGAAACCGGACGCCAGCACCAGATCCGCGTCCACTTGCGCGAGGCGGGCTTTCCGATCGTGGGCGACAAGATGTACGGGCCGGACCCCGGCTACTTCGATCGGTTCAGCAAGCGCTGCCTCGAGCCCGAGGCGTGGGTGCGCTTGCGCCTGCCCCGCCACGCCCTTCACGCCGCGCGCCTGTCCTTCCCCCACCCGGCCACCGGCCAGCGCGTCACGTTCGAGTCCCCGCTCCCCGGAGACCTCCAGGACTTCATCGCCAACCGGACACCGGCCGGGTTGATCCTCCCTGGCGCGGACGGTGCATAA